In Bacillus sp. FJAT-45037, the following are encoded in one genomic region:
- the trpB gene encoding tryptophan synthase subunit beta: MNTEKVTYPDQRGRFGEFGGKYVPETLMSAIEELEKFLDEAMADEAFLESYKDHLREFAGRPTSLTYAKNISEKLGGASIYLKREDLVHTGAHKLNNAIGQALLAKRMGKTKLVAETGAGQHGVATATIAARFGLSCKVFMGAEDMERQALNVFRMELLGAEVIPATSGSQTLKDATNEAIRYWVTHAEDTFYLIGSVVGPHPYPRMVRDFQRVIGDEARAQFLTREQRLPTEVIACVGGGSNAIGTFYPFLEDDVKLIGVEAAGKGLTTNEHAATITLGKKGVIHGSLTYLLQDEAGQITEPYSISAGLDYPGVGPEHAHLASTKRVQYDAVTDQEALDALKFLSVEEGIIPAIETAHALAKAFERAKELSPNDTILVCLSGRGDKDVHTIMKHFKKEESL, encoded by the coding sequence ATGAACACAGAAAAGGTCACATATCCAGATCAGCGAGGTAGATTTGGAGAATTTGGTGGGAAATATGTTCCTGAGACGCTTATGAGTGCGATTGAAGAGTTAGAAAAATTTCTAGATGAGGCAATGGCAGACGAGGCATTTTTAGAATCATATAAAGATCATTTACGCGAATTTGCCGGAAGGCCGACATCATTAACGTATGCGAAAAACATTTCAGAAAAACTTGGAGGGGCATCGATTTATTTAAAACGTGAGGATCTGGTACATACAGGCGCCCATAAATTAAACAATGCGATTGGGCAGGCCTTACTGGCTAAACGAATGGGGAAGACAAAGCTTGTAGCTGAAACAGGGGCAGGTCAACACGGTGTGGCAACGGCCACGATCGCTGCGAGATTTGGTCTTTCTTGTAAAGTATTTATGGGAGCAGAAGATATGGAACGTCAAGCATTAAATGTGTTCCGCATGGAGTTGCTTGGTGCGGAGGTAATACCTGCCACATCAGGAAGTCAGACATTAAAGGATGCGACGAATGAGGCGATTCGTTACTGGGTTACACACGCAGAAGATACATTTTATCTCATTGGATCAGTAGTTGGCCCGCACCCTTATCCGCGAATGGTTCGTGATTTTCAACGAGTGATAGGGGACGAAGCTCGAGCGCAATTTTTAACTCGTGAACAGCGGCTACCGACAGAAGTGATAGCATGTGTTGGTGGTGGAAGTAATGCCATTGGAACGTTCTATCCGTTTCTTGAAGATGATGTGAAATTAATAGGTGTCGAGGCGGCAGGGAAAGGGCTGACAACGAATGAACATGCTGCGACGATTACTCTCGGAAAAAAGGGTGTTATCCACGGTTCACTTACGTACTTATTGCAAGATGAAGCCGGTCAAATTACGGAACCATATTCGATATCAGCTGGCCTAGATTATCCTGGAGTTGGACCAGAACATGCTCATTTAGCTAGTACGAAACGAGTTCAATATGATGCGGTAACGGATCAAGAAGCGTTAGATGCTTTAAAATTTCTATCGGTTGAAGAAGGAATCATTCCGGCGATTGAGACGGCTCATGCATTAGCGAAAGCCTTTGAGAGAGCAAAAGAATTATCACCTAATGATACAATTCTCGTTTGTTTATCAGGACGAGGGGACAAAGACGTTCATACAATTATGAAGCATTTCAAAAAGGAGGAGTCGTTATGA
- the trpA gene encoding tryptophan synthase subunit alpha: protein MSERMNQLTRKDGSLFIPFITAGDPSSDATIELALMLEEAGADLLELGIPYSDPLADGPTIQEASKRALKGGMTLGGAMKLVPVMRERGLTIPVVVFTYFNPLLQFGEERFTQLASEMGIDGLLVPDLPYEENVHLVALCEKEKLSFISLVAPTSNERIEKIARRAQGFLYCVSSLGVTGERKKIDARVYDFLQTVREKSSVPIAVGFGISSAEQVKEMNQHADGVIVGSALVAEIAKYEEQLKDEKNRKDALFQIKTFVTSLISS from the coding sequence ATGAGTGAGCGAATGAATCAGTTAACACGCAAAGATGGTTCTTTATTTATCCCATTCATTACTGCGGGCGATCCGAGCTCTGATGCGACGATTGAATTAGCTCTTATGCTTGAGGAAGCTGGAGCCGATCTCCTTGAACTTGGAATTCCATATTCAGATCCATTAGCGGATGGTCCGACCATACAAGAAGCCTCGAAACGCGCCTTAAAAGGAGGCATGACACTTGGAGGAGCGATGAAACTTGTTCCTGTCATGCGCGAGCGGGGATTAACGATTCCTGTCGTTGTCTTCACCTATTTCAATCCCCTCCTACAGTTCGGAGAAGAACGTTTTACTCAGTTGGCAAGTGAGATGGGAATTGACGGGTTACTTGTTCCTGATCTTCCTTATGAAGAAAATGTTCACCTTGTAGCTCTTTGTGAAAAAGAAAAACTATCTTTTATCTCACTAGTTGCCCCTACATCGAATGAACGAATTGAAAAAATTGCTAGACGCGCTCAAGGATTCCTGTATTGTGTGTCCTCTTTAGGCGTAACGGGTGAGCGAAAAAAAATTGATGCTCGTGTGTATGATTTCTTACAAACGGTCAGAGAAAAAAGCTCTGTACCTATCGCTGTTGGTTTTGGGATCTCGTCTGCTGAACAAGTAAAAGAAATGAATCAACATGCCGATGGGGTCATTGTAGGAAGTGCCTTAGTCGCTGAGATTGCGAAATACGAAGAGCAGCTTAAAGATGAAAAAAACAGAAAAGATGCATTATTTCAAATAAAAACGTTTGTCACCTCGCTTATTTCATCGTAA
- the hisC gene encoding histidinol-phosphate transaminase encodes MQPKAQLLGLPSYEPGKPIEEVKNELGLEEIVKLASNENPFGASEKAVEAIQKAAMNTAVYPDGYARELRQVVASSLAVDEDQLIFGNGSDEVIQFLCRTFLEKGTNTVTAHPTFSQYKLNATIEGADIREVPLKKGVHDLDAMLEAIDEQTKIVWVCNPNNPTGTYVDEEDFIRFLDQVPPHVIVVSDEAYYEYVTAEDYPQTIPLIERYKQLIVLRTFSKAYGLAALRVGFGVANKQLISYLQPVRPPFNNVSFGQIAAKEAWLDQDFIQRCLEKNNQGMKQFKDFCEKHQLNYYPSQTNFLLIEVNQIGDEVFQALLKEGFIVRSGNPLGFSQAIRVTIGKEEDNKRLFTAMEKVLSLPSLSPNA; translated from the coding sequence ATGCAACCAAAAGCTCAACTTCTCGGTTTACCTAGTTATGAACCCGGCAAACCAATTGAAGAAGTGAAAAATGAATTAGGACTTGAAGAGATTGTGAAACTAGCATCAAATGAGAACCCATTCGGTGCATCGGAAAAAGCTGTTGAAGCGATACAGAAAGCAGCAATGAATACAGCAGTTTATCCAGATGGATACGCTCGCGAATTAAGACAAGTTGTCGCTAGTAGCTTAGCGGTTGACGAAGATCAACTCATCTTCGGTAATGGGTCTGATGAGGTGATCCAATTTTTATGTCGGACATTTTTAGAAAAAGGTACGAATACGGTAACGGCGCATCCAACCTTCTCACAATATAAGTTGAATGCGACGATTGAAGGAGCAGACATCCGTGAAGTTCCTTTGAAAAAAGGTGTTCATGATCTAGATGCGATGCTTGAAGCCATTGATGAACAAACGAAAATTGTTTGGGTATGTAATCCAAATAATCCAACCGGGACCTATGTGGACGAAGAAGACTTTATTCGCTTCCTCGATCAAGTTCCACCACACGTCATTGTCGTTTCAGATGAAGCTTATTATGAGTACGTGACAGCGGAGGATTACCCTCAGACGATTCCATTAATAGAGCGGTACAAGCAATTAATTGTATTACGTACTTTTTCAAAAGCGTACGGACTTGCTGCGTTGCGGGTAGGATTTGGTGTAGCCAATAAACAGCTTATCTCTTATTTGCAGCCAGTACGTCCACCTTTTAATAATGTCTCGTTCGGACAAATTGCAGCAAAAGAGGCTTGGCTAGATCAAGACTTCATTCAACGTTGTCTAGAAAAAAACAACCAAGGAATGAAGCAGTTTAAAGATTTTTGTGAAAAACATCAATTAAACTATTATCCTTCTCAGACAAACTTTTTGTTAATCGAAGTGAATCAAATAGGTGATGAAGTTTTTCAAGCCTTGCTGAAAGAAGGGTTTATTGTACGATCTGGGAACCCACTGGGATTTTCTCAAGCTATACGTGTGACGATTGGAAAAGAAGAGGATAACAAACGTTTATTTACAGCGATGGAAAAAGTATTATCCTTACCTTCACTTTCACCAAACGCTTAA
- a CDS encoding prephenate dehydrogenase translates to MKRKVFIVGLGLIGGSIALAIQREHDVHIIGFDIQREQLKIAQSLKVIDEAAPSFEEGIRDADLIVLATPVTRTTQLLADLLHYELKPGAIITDVGSTKRKIYDQAAYLSEKGVTFIGGHPMAGSHKSGVEAARAHLFENAYYVLTPSEDTDARKVIQLQNWLKGTKATFIEMTASQHDHVAGAISHFPHIVAASLVHQVAKLEEEDPLVSRLAAGGFRDITRIASASPVMWRDILLQNKDSLLTLLEAWMNEMKDVQSLIEEENETDIYTYFEQAKAFRDGLPVKKKGAIPSFYDLYVDVPDHPGVISDVTSILAQHEISITNIRILETREDIMGVLRLSFRSEQDLIEAKHQLQHHLYETYRL, encoded by the coding sequence ATGAAGCGCAAGGTCTTTATCGTTGGTCTCGGTTTGATTGGTGGATCGATTGCTCTAGCCATTCAAAGAGAACACGACGTACATATTATCGGTTTTGACATTCAACGAGAGCAATTGAAAATCGCTCAATCATTAAAAGTCATAGATGAAGCAGCTCCTTCGTTTGAAGAAGGTATTCGTGACGCTGATTTAATTGTTCTTGCTACACCTGTGACACGTACGACCCAACTTTTAGCAGATCTTCTTCATTATGAATTAAAGCCAGGTGCGATCATTACAGATGTCGGCAGTACAAAACGTAAAATTTATGATCAAGCTGCTTATTTAAGTGAAAAAGGAGTGACATTCATTGGGGGTCATCCAATGGCAGGTTCCCATAAAAGTGGGGTAGAAGCAGCCCGTGCCCATCTTTTTGAGAATGCTTATTATGTCTTAACACCTAGTGAAGACACAGATGCGAGAAAAGTTATTCAGCTTCAAAACTGGTTAAAAGGCACTAAAGCAACATTCATTGAAATGACAGCGTCGCAACACGACCATGTGGCAGGAGCGATTAGTCATTTTCCTCATATTGTCGCAGCGAGCCTTGTGCATCAAGTGGCAAAGCTTGAAGAGGAGGATCCGCTTGTTTCACGCCTTGCTGCTGGGGGATTCAGAGATATTACGCGTATCGCCTCAGCAAGTCCTGTCATGTGGCGAGACATACTCTTACAAAATAAAGATAGCCTGCTAACATTGCTTGAAGCATGGATGAATGAAATGAAGGATGTTCAGTCATTAATCGAAGAAGAGAACGAGACAGACATCTACACGTATTTTGAGCAAGCCAAAGCATTTCGAGATGGATTACCTGTAAAGAAAAAAGGTGCAATCCCGTCTTTTTATGATCTGTATGTAGATGTACCCGATCACCCTGGTGTCATCTCTGATGTGACTAGTATTTTAGCACAACATGAAATTAGCATTACGAACATTCGTATTTTAGAGACGAGAGAAGACATTATGGGCGTGCTTCGATTAAGTTTCAGATCAGAACAAGACCTTATTGAAGCGAAACATCAACTACAACATCATCTATACGAGACGTATCGATTATAA
- the aroA gene encoding 3-phosphoshikimate 1-carboxyvinyltransferase → MPERVVKKGANGLHGTIRVPGDKSISHRAVMFGAIAQGVTTIEGFLSGEDCLSTISCFRKLGVTIEQVDDRVSINGQGWEGLKEPSEILDVGNSGTTTRLMLGILATRPFHSVVIGDESIAKRPMFRVTYPLREMGAEIDGREDGNFTPLSIRGGKTKGISFTSNVASAQVKSAILLAGLQSEGVTSVTEPALSRDHTERMLEAYGVNVVRDGLTVSVSGGQSLKANHIVVPGDISSAAFFLVAGAIVPNSIVTLTGVGINPTRSGIIDVLIEMGASLTIANERLVGGEPIADLTIETSDLQGIEISGEMIPRLIDEIPVIAVLASQAKGKTIIKDAQELKVKETNRIDTVVSELTKLGAAIKATEDGMVIQGESHLTGGLVDSHGDHRIGMAMAIAGLVTDEQVSVIRSEAIAVSYPTFFDDIKSLSSK, encoded by the coding sequence ATGCCAGAACGAGTAGTAAAAAAAGGAGCGAATGGTTTACATGGTACGATACGAGTACCAGGAGATAAGTCGATTTCTCATCGAGCTGTAATGTTTGGAGCGATTGCTCAAGGTGTAACAACCATTGAAGGTTTTTTAAGTGGAGAGGATTGTCTGAGCACGATCTCTTGTTTTCGAAAGTTAGGCGTGACGATTGAACAAGTAGATGATCGCGTCTCGATTAACGGCCAAGGCTGGGAAGGCCTAAAAGAGCCATCCGAAATTTTGGATGTCGGCAATTCTGGAACAACAACACGACTCATGTTAGGTATTTTAGCAACTCGCCCGTTTCATTCGGTTGTCATTGGAGATGAGTCGATTGCCAAACGCCCGATGTTTAGAGTGACATATCCTTTAAGAGAAATGGGAGCCGAAATTGATGGTCGTGAGGATGGGAATTTTACTCCGCTTTCTATTCGTGGTGGTAAAACGAAAGGGATATCCTTTACATCGAACGTCGCTAGTGCTCAAGTAAAGTCAGCAATTTTACTTGCTGGACTACAAAGTGAAGGGGTAACATCTGTCACCGAGCCTGCTCTCTCACGTGATCACACTGAACGAATGTTAGAAGCATACGGCGTAAACGTTGTCCGAGATGGATTGACAGTTTCAGTAAGTGGAGGCCAATCGCTAAAAGCAAATCATATTGTTGTCCCAGGTGACATTTCATCGGCAGCATTTTTCCTTGTGGCAGGAGCGATTGTACCTAACAGCATCGTAACGTTAACTGGTGTGGGAATTAACCCCACTCGTTCAGGGATCATTGATGTTTTAATAGAAATGGGAGCAAGTCTTACGATAGCAAATGAACGACTAGTTGGTGGGGAACCGATTGCGGATTTAACGATTGAAACCTCTGATTTACAAGGTATTGAAATTAGTGGTGAGATGATCCCGAGGCTGATTGATGAAATTCCTGTTATAGCGGTCCTTGCTAGTCAAGCCAAAGGAAAAACAATCATTAAAGATGCACAAGAGCTTAAAGTGAAAGAGACGAATCGTATTGATACCGTTGTTAGTGAATTAACAAAACTAGGTGCGGCCATTAAAGCAACTGAAGATGGAATGGTTATACAAGGAGAGAGTCATCTAACTGGCGGACTAGTAGATAGCCATGGTGATCATCGAATTGGTATGGCAATGGCCATTGCAGGTCTAGTAACTGATGAGCAAGTATCTGTTATACGTAGTGAAGCCATTGCGGTTTCGTATCCAACATTCTTTGATGACATCAAATCATTATCATCAAAATAA
- a CDS encoding tetratricopeptide repeat protein has translation MMRLIQEAVKKIETGDIEKGLDLLKQAEKQADHDHKYAIAEVYYELGHLKEAERIVEELLALYPDEGSLIVFLAEVMIDGDKEDEAIEWLLEIKQGDNAYLQAQLLLADLYQMQSLDEVAEQKLLAAVEAAPDEVIISYGLGEFYLERGDYNKSIPYFKKAVHRQDELPGLHVELKMAEAFSASGQFEEALQYYQRGLANHLDPHALFGYGFTAYQVGDMSLAIEQLEALKALDPDFSSLYPYLAKALETENRLDDSMEALKAGMSVDEYNEQLYILAGKLSFKRQAPEEGEHYLRKVIALNPSNMEAVQTLAAYLKHTEQFESLAELIEHTKSYGEVDPLLTWYEASALREMEEFDVALERFDEVSTHFNEDEDFLYEYGMFLVEEGLREHAKKTFESLLKQNPSRSDVRELITNLE, from the coding sequence ATGATGAGATTAATTCAAGAGGCAGTAAAAAAGATTGAAACAGGTGACATTGAAAAAGGTCTCGACTTGTTAAAGCAAGCTGAAAAACAAGCGGACCATGACCATAAATATGCTATTGCTGAAGTATATTATGAATTAGGGCATTTAAAAGAGGCAGAACGTATTGTTGAGGAGCTGCTCGCTCTTTACCCCGATGAAGGTAGTTTAATCGTTTTTTTAGCCGAAGTCATGATTGATGGAGATAAAGAGGACGAAGCGATTGAATGGCTACTTGAAATCAAACAAGGTGACAACGCCTACCTACAGGCACAGCTCTTACTGGCCGATCTCTATCAAATGCAATCCTTAGACGAAGTAGCAGAACAAAAGTTATTAGCCGCTGTTGAGGCGGCTCCTGACGAAGTTATCATTTCTTATGGATTAGGTGAGTTTTATTTAGAACGCGGGGATTACAATAAAAGTATCCCTTATTTCAAAAAAGCTGTTCACAGGCAAGACGAATTACCTGGATTACATGTTGAATTAAAGATGGCCGAAGCGTTTAGTGCGAGTGGTCAATTTGAAGAGGCTTTGCAATATTATCAGCGTGGATTAGCGAACCACTTAGATCCCCATGCTTTATTTGGATATGGTTTCACGGCCTATCAGGTAGGCGATATGTCTCTTGCGATTGAGCAATTAGAAGCATTAAAAGCTCTTGATCCAGACTTTTCGAGTTTGTATCCGTATTTAGCTAAAGCTCTTGAGACAGAAAATCGATTAGACGACTCAATGGAAGCGCTCAAAGCTGGAATGTCAGTTGATGAATATAATGAGCAATTGTATATTTTAGCTGGAAAACTTTCGTTTAAGCGTCAAGCGCCAGAAGAAGGAGAGCACTACCTCCGAAAAGTGATTGCCCTAAACCCTTCAAATATGGAAGCTGTGCAAACATTAGCTGCGTATTTAAAGCATACGGAACAATTCGAATCGTTGGCTGAACTCATTGAACACACGAAATCATACGGAGAAGTTGATCCGTTATTAACGTGGTATGAAGCGTCTGCTCTTCGCGAAATGGAAGAGTTTGATGTAGCGCTAGAACGATTCGATGAAGTGTCGACTCACTTTAATGAAGACGAGGATTTCCTCTATGAGTATGGAATGTTTTTAGTGGAAGAAGGCTTACGTGAACATGCTAAAAAGACGTTTGAATCTTTATTAAAACAAAACCCATCTCGTTCAGATGTAAGAGAGTTGATAACAAATCTTGAATGA
- a CDS encoding ReoY family proteolytic degradation factor yields the protein MGSIIPIVEKKEFLRGFLQHYELKRRECAWLLNYLMSDDELMERVHFVERAAQTPKALIISATGVETVPFSFHKFKHVTTDAEKAFHDIRLNQTEDVYIELHFNNPKMYPPYLAVLEDNPYLPENEEIAQAHQQIAEDLLEKSLKTFRLQQLRKDIDNALDGKDFETFIQLSNDLKELEIKK from the coding sequence ATGGGCAGCATCATTCCAATAGTGGAAAAAAAAGAGTTTTTGCGTGGATTTCTGCAACATTATGAATTAAAACGAAGAGAATGTGCGTGGTTGTTGAACTATTTAATGAGTGATGATGAGCTGATGGAGCGGGTACATTTTGTTGAACGTGCAGCACAAACACCGAAAGCGTTAATTATTTCTGCCACAGGTGTTGAAACCGTTCCTTTTTCTTTCCACAAATTTAAGCATGTGACAACTGATGCGGAAAAAGCTTTTCATGATATTCGTTTGAATCAAACCGAAGATGTCTATATCGAACTTCACTTTAACAATCCAAAAATGTATCCACCATACTTAGCCGTGCTAGAGGATAATCCGTACTTACCAGAAAATGAAGAAATTGCTCAAGCTCATCAACAAATTGCAGAAGACCTGTTAGAGAAATCGCTCAAGACATTTAGACTCCAACAACTAAGAAAAGACATTGATAATGCGTTAGATGGTAAGGATTTTGAAACATTTATTCAATTATCCAATGATTTAAAAGAACTAGAAATAAAGAAATAA
- a CDS encoding YpiF family protein produces MKWQAKEMDRYLQAKEYVDTAIIPLIPVSWQKDEKTTVAMGEFISIISIELERQFQGRVVLFPAFTYLNEEKDQAGKTRLKNWSDELKSGGMKHVIYATSDSWWKTVENELDDWLIWLPAVPLEHLSQDNKREVINQQINQLVPIMTNKWQNG; encoded by the coding sequence ATGAAATGGCAAGCAAAAGAAATGGACAGGTATTTACAAGCAAAAGAGTATGTAGACACGGCAATTATTCCTTTGATTCCTGTGTCATGGCAAAAAGACGAGAAAACAACTGTGGCTATGGGGGAATTTATTTCGATCATTAGTATAGAGCTAGAGCGACAATTTCAAGGGAGAGTCGTCTTATTCCCAGCGTTCACTTATTTAAATGAAGAAAAGGATCAAGCTGGAAAGACACGATTAAAAAACTGGTCAGACGAGTTAAAGTCTGGTGGGATGAAACATGTGATCTATGCGACGTCAGATAGCTGGTGGAAGACCGTAGAAAACGAACTAGATGACTGGTTAATCTGGTTGCCAGCAGTTCCTCTTGAGCATCTCTCACAAGATAATAAGCGTGAAGTAATTAATCAGCAAATTAATCAACTCGTACCGATTATGACAAACAAGTGGCAAAACGGTTAA
- a CDS encoding QcrA and Rieske domain-containing protein, with the protein MSEKDHKVSRRQFLTYTLTGVGGFMAAGMLMPMARFALDPALKAGAESDFVYVCDLEELNEDPQKFSFNFDQVDGWYESEVSREAYIFMRDNTVTALSPICTHLGCTVAFGTQESHPDRFYCPCHFGMFDKEGINIAGTPPQRPLDVYDVMVEDGKVYLGQINQR; encoded by the coding sequence GTGAGCGAAAAAGACCACAAAGTTTCAAGACGACAATTTTTAACGTACACGCTTACAGGTGTTGGTGGATTCATGGCTGCGGGAATGCTAATGCCAATGGCACGATTTGCCCTCGATCCAGCGTTAAAAGCTGGTGCTGAATCAGATTTCGTGTATGTATGTGATCTTGAAGAATTGAATGAAGATCCACAAAAATTTTCGTTCAATTTTGATCAAGTAGATGGATGGTATGAGTCAGAAGTATCGCGTGAAGCGTATATCTTCATGAGAGACAATACGGTAACAGCGCTTTCACCTATCTGTACACACTTAGGCTGTACTGTGGCCTTTGGTACCCAAGAGAGTCATCCAGACCGTTTCTACTGTCCATGTCACTTTGGAATGTTTGATAAAGAAGGTATCAACATTGCAGGAACTCCACCACAACGTCCACTTGATGTGTATGACGTGATGGTTGAGGACGGAAAAGTATACTTAGGTCAAATTAATCAGCGATAA
- the qcrB gene encoding menaquinol-cytochrome c reductase cytochrome b subunit — MLQKIYDYVDDRLDITPMWRDIADHEVPEHVNPAHHFSAFVYCFGGLTFFVTVIQILSGMFLTMYYAPDIINAYQSVAYLQNEVAFGVIVRGMHHWGASLVIVMMFLHTLRVFFTGSYKKPRELNWVVGVLIFFVMLGLGFTGYLLPWDMKAYFATVVGLQIAESVPIIGNFAKTLLAGGEVIGAQTLTRFFAIHVFFLPGALLGLLAAHFYMIRKQGISGPL; from the coding sequence ATGCTTCAAAAAATTTATGACTATGTTGATGATCGTCTTGATATTACGCCCATGTGGCGAGATATTGCTGACCACGAAGTTCCTGAGCATGTTAACCCTGCTCACCACTTCTCTGCGTTCGTTTACTGTTTTGGAGGATTAACTTTCTTCGTTACAGTGATTCAAATCTTATCTGGTATGTTCTTAACGATGTACTATGCACCAGATATTATCAACGCTTATCAATCAGTAGCTTACTTACAAAATGAAGTAGCTTTCGGTGTCATCGTACGTGGGATGCATCACTGGGGAGCTAGTTTAGTAATTGTTATGATGTTTTTACACACGTTACGTGTATTCTTTACAGGTTCATATAAGAAACCTCGTGAATTAAACTGGGTTGTTGGCGTACTTATTTTCTTCGTTATGCTTGGTCTAGGCTTCACAGGTTACTTACTTCCTTGGGATATGAAAGCTTACTTTGCGACTGTTGTAGGTTTGCAAATTGCTGAGAGTGTTCCCATTATTGGTAATTTCGCGAAAACATTGCTTGCAGGTGGAGAAGTCATTGGTGCTCAGACACTTACTCGATTCTTTGCGATTCATGTGTTCTTCTTACCAGGTGCACTCCTTGGCTTACTAGCGGCTCACTTCTATATGATCCGTAAACAAGGTATCTCTGGTCCATTGTAG